Proteins co-encoded in one Vibrio fortis genomic window:
- a CDS encoding TDT family transporter: MIQRLKYRLTGAPTPMAGLALAIASLGWCWDGVLVSQGLLQTPGLVQWISAAIAGVLLAILAVKFLVHGHLLREDLAHPVVGSVVPTFAMGCMIVSASLDPISLFLRELVWLLSVGLHVVFLVSFLYHRIKEFEVHHMVPSWFVPPIGIVVADVSFSGNPTLAPVAHATLVFGLMLYAVMLPMMIYRLMFRHEIPDAAKPTIAIMAAPASLSLAGYLTVTETPSPVIIGLLFGIAVLMTFIIYVAFFKLLRLPFSPGYAAFTFPMVIGATALFKLAAWMQNVDIDVQYVNQVFSLAYIELIVATLVVGYVAVRYYMNYKPHRVMVSVTGRL, translated from the coding sequence ATGATTCAACGACTAAAATACAGATTAACCGGTGCGCCGACGCCTATGGCAGGCTTAGCGCTTGCTATCGCCAGCTTAGGTTGGTGTTGGGATGGGGTGTTAGTATCTCAAGGTCTACTGCAAACTCCGGGTTTAGTTCAGTGGATTAGTGCCGCGATTGCAGGCGTTTTGTTGGCTATTTTAGCTGTAAAATTTCTGGTTCACGGGCATTTGCTTCGTGAAGATCTTGCGCACCCAGTGGTGGGAAGTGTTGTCCCGACGTTTGCGATGGGATGTATGATCGTATCGGCGTCACTTGACCCTATTTCACTGTTCCTAAGAGAGTTAGTGTGGCTACTTTCAGTTGGTTTGCATGTGGTGTTTTTGGTGAGCTTTTTGTATCACCGAATTAAAGAGTTTGAAGTGCATCATATGGTACCAAGCTGGTTTGTTCCGCCTATCGGTATTGTGGTCGCAGATGTATCTTTTTCTGGAAACCCAACACTTGCCCCAGTGGCGCATGCAACGCTCGTTTTTGGTTTGATGCTTTATGCTGTGATGCTGCCGATGATGATCTATCGCTTAATGTTTCGCCATGAAATTCCAGATGCAGCTAAACCTACTATAGCGATTATGGCAGCTCCTGCGAGTCTCTCTTTGGCTGGGTACTTGACCGTTACTGAGACGCCGTCGCCAGTTATTATTGGTCTGTTATTTGGTATTGCGGTTCTAATGACATTCATTATCTATGTGGCATTTTTTAAACTGCTTCGCCTGCCATTTAGCCCGGGCTACGCCGCGTTTACCTTTCCAATGGTGATTGGCGCTACCGCGTTGTTTAAGTTGGCTGCGTGGATGCAAAATGTGGATATCGATGTGCAATATGTTAACCAAGTATTTAGTCTCGCGTACATAGAGCTTATTGTTGCCACGCTGGTAGTGGGTTATGTAGCGGTACGTTACTACATGAACTACAAACCACATCGCGTTATGGTCAGCGTAACTGGTCGATTGTAA
- the recC gene encoding exodeoxyribonuclease V subunit gamma yields MFTVYHSNKVDTLKILLVHLIKSDPLANPFDKEQILVQSPGMSQWLKMELAKEFGVAANIDFPLPATFIWEMFTQVLPDVPKRSAFNKESMTWKLMSILPAKLDHPDFLPLQRYLESDTDSSKLYQLAEKIADIFDGYLVYRPEWMAAWEAGEPVTELQDAEGHQEHPWQPILWQALYQQTLFQGQSKYHRGNLYHDFIEALAQQKGQLSHLPKRLFVFGISSLPPRYMDALKAMGEHIDVHLMFTNPCQHYWGDIRDRKYLARVEAQRRKQFALVEGLPQLEGEVSPLKDGLEANVEDELHTSQAMGNSLLASMGKLGRDNLYLLSQSECEEHEFFIDVERDSLLHQLQADILELEEHQDDHILDSSTHKQSIALGDRSLTVHACHSPMREVEVLHDQLLAMFDADSSLKPRDIIVMVADINAYSPAIQAVFGNAPGERYIPYSISDRTADQESPILTAFMQLVALPKSRCLASELLELLEIPAMMARFDIDEYQFEQAKQWVEEAGIRWGVDGSTATEFDLPETQQNTWLFGVQRMLLGYAMSESAGLFETADSSIAAYDEVQGMSAELAGKLAHFIDRITHYRQRLNQPQSIERWRETLLNLIDDFFSVELEGEVVLKSIRDALGQLNEQLDDALYEQDLSPSIVYQYLNNKLSGARISQRFLAGQVNFCTLMPMRSIPFKTVCLLGMNDGVYPRSMPPEGFDLMNGRTRPGDRSRRDDDRYLFLEAMLSAQESLYISYVGRSIQDNTERVPSVLVSELIEYCEQNYCLQGDEALGSDESGRKLSQAQMFEHTMTPFSPSAFMPSQDNTQLSYAKEWLPAANRAGERSGEFNRALEDYLAGATYPLELDLVELQRFWRLPVQYFFNRRLKVVFEPPLPVMEDDEPFVLNGLESYQLKDALLQVLIDNPQSPDEAIRHFVAKQKAQGRLPVGAFGDIEFETNRVQAEELAKEIQFVTGAPKEDLEVNITIDSLGEGKPVKLIGWLTHHYQSGLVRYRSGKIRAQDYLAAWIDHLCCSVMGNPQTTHIIGYDKKEGVVHLTLSPLNDIQAAKQTLGELVRLFYQGMTQPLPYFPKTALAGVEAGFGRGKWVDDEEKSLKKMADTFNDSYAFTGEGRDSYISRIWPKWDETLAAEARLYSTLVMQAARFAAVDPSDQE; encoded by the coding sequence TTGTTTACTGTTTACCATTCCAATAAAGTTGATACTTTAAAAATTCTCCTCGTTCACTTGATTAAGAGTGATCCTCTGGCTAACCCATTTGATAAAGAGCAAATCTTGGTCCAAAGTCCAGGTATGTCTCAGTGGCTGAAAATGGAGTTGGCTAAAGAGTTTGGTGTTGCCGCAAACATTGATTTTCCGCTTCCCGCTACCTTTATCTGGGAGATGTTTACCCAAGTCCTGCCTGACGTACCCAAGCGCAGTGCCTTCAACAAAGAGTCGATGACTTGGAAGCTGATGAGCATTCTGCCCGCTAAGCTCGACCATCCTGATTTCTTGCCGCTTCAGCGCTATTTGGAAAGTGACACCGATAGCTCAAAGCTTTATCAATTGGCTGAGAAAATTGCCGATATTTTTGATGGTTATTTGGTATATCGACCAGAGTGGATGGCAGCTTGGGAGGCTGGTGAACCAGTAACAGAACTTCAAGATGCCGAAGGTCATCAAGAGCATCCTTGGCAGCCAATTTTATGGCAAGCTTTGTACCAACAAACCCTGTTTCAAGGTCAGTCAAAGTACCATCGTGGCAACTTGTACCATGACTTTATTGAAGCGCTCGCACAACAGAAAGGTCAGCTTTCCCATCTTCCAAAGCGATTGTTTGTATTTGGTATCTCATCACTACCGCCGCGCTATATGGATGCGCTCAAGGCAATGGGTGAACACATTGATGTCCACTTGATGTTCACGAATCCATGTCAGCACTACTGGGGTGATATTCGTGACAGAAAATACCTAGCAAGAGTCGAAGCGCAGCGTCGTAAGCAGTTTGCTTTGGTCGAGGGCTTGCCTCAATTAGAGGGTGAAGTCTCGCCATTAAAAGATGGCTTAGAGGCCAATGTTGAAGATGAACTGCATACGAGCCAAGCAATGGGCAATAGCTTGCTGGCATCTATGGGCAAGCTAGGTCGAGATAATCTGTATTTATTGTCTCAGTCTGAATGTGAAGAGCATGAATTTTTCATTGATGTTGAGCGCGATAGTCTATTGCATCAGCTTCAAGCCGATATTTTAGAGCTGGAAGAGCATCAAGATGATCATATCCTCGATTCGAGTACACATAAGCAAAGTATTGCTCTTGGTGACCGGTCGTTAACGGTTCACGCTTGTCATAGCCCGATGCGTGAAGTGGAAGTGTTACACGACCAGTTATTAGCGATGTTTGATGCAGATTCAAGCTTAAAGCCACGCGACATTATCGTGATGGTGGCCGACATCAACGCCTACAGCCCAGCGATTCAAGCGGTATTTGGTAATGCGCCGGGTGAGCGCTACATCCCTTATTCAATTTCAGACCGTACGGCCGATCAAGAGAGCCCAATCTTAACTGCATTCATGCAGTTGGTGGCGCTGCCAAAGAGTCGTTGTTTGGCTTCCGAATTACTTGAGCTACTTGAAATCCCTGCGATGATGGCGCGCTTTGATATCGATGAATATCAATTCGAACAAGCCAAACAGTGGGTTGAAGAGGCGGGTATTCGCTGGGGTGTTGATGGCAGCACCGCGACAGAATTTGACCTACCCGAGACACAGCAAAATACTTGGCTGTTCGGTGTTCAGCGTATGCTGCTTGGCTACGCAATGTCGGAATCAGCAGGATTGTTTGAAACCGCCGACTCATCGATTGCTGCATACGATGAAGTGCAGGGCATGAGCGCAGAGCTTGCGGGTAAGCTCGCGCATTTTATTGATCGTATTACCCATTATCGACAGCGCCTAAACCAGCCACAATCGATTGAGCGTTGGCGCGAGACCCTGTTGAATTTGATCGATGACTTCTTCAGCGTAGAGCTAGAAGGTGAAGTGGTATTGAAGTCGATTCGTGATGCCCTCGGGCAACTTAACGAACAGCTTGATGACGCCTTGTATGAGCAAGACCTATCACCAAGCATTGTTTATCAGTACTTGAACAACAAACTCTCAGGAGCGCGTATCAGCCAACGCTTTTTAGCAGGGCAAGTGAACTTCTGTACTCTGATGCCAATGCGTTCGATTCCATTTAAAACAGTGTGTCTGCTAGGAATGAACGACGGTGTTTATCCTCGCTCTATGCCACCAGAAGGCTTTGATTTAATGAACGGTCGCACTCGTCCGGGGGATCGTTCTCGCCGCGATGATGACCGTTATCTGTTCTTAGAGGCAATGCTATCAGCGCAAGAGAGTCTATACATCAGTTATGTTGGTCGCTCTATACAAGACAATACAGAACGAGTTCCGTCCGTCTTGGTGTCTGAGCTTATCGAATATTGTGAGCAGAACTACTGCCTACAAGGCGACGAAGCTCTGGGAAGCGATGAATCTGGGCGCAAATTAAGCCAAGCGCAAATGTTTGAACACACCATGACGCCATTTAGTCCGAGTGCTTTCATGCCGTCTCAAGACAATACCCAGCTCAGTTACGCTAAAGAGTGGCTGCCTGCCGCTAATCGAGCGGGGGAGCGTAGTGGCGAATTCAATCGTGCGTTAGAAGATTATCTTGCAGGGGCAACGTACCCTCTCGAGCTTGATCTGGTTGAGTTACAGCGTTTTTGGCGTTTACCTGTTCAATACTTCTTCAATCGTCGCCTCAAGGTGGTATTTGAGCCACCGTTGCCTGTGATGGAAGACGATGAGCCATTCGTGTTGAATGGCTTAGAGAGCTATCAACTTAAAGATGCACTCTTACAAGTATTGATTGATAACCCTCAATCACCGGATGAAGCCATTCGCCACTTTGTCGCGAAACAGAAAGCGCAAGGTCGTTTGCCAGTTGGGGCATTTGGTGACATTGAGTTTGAGACCAACCGAGTTCAGGCGGAAGAGTTAGCCAAAGAGATCCAATTCGTTACCGGTGCTCCGAAAGAAGATCTAGAGGTGAATATCACGATAGATAGCCTCGGCGAAGGAAAACCGGTCAAGCTGATTGGTTGGCTTACTCATCACTATCAATCAGGCTTAGTGCGTTATCGCAGTGGTAAAATTCGTGCGCAAGATTACCTTGCTGCTTGGATTGATCATCTGTGTTGTAGTGTGATGGGGAACCCTCAGACAACGCATATCATTGGCTATGACAAAAAAGAGGGGGTAGTGCATCTCACGCTTAGCCCTCTTAACGACATTCAAGCAGCAAAACAGACTTTAGGTGAACTTGTTCGTCTGTTCTATCAAGGCATGACTCAACCTCTACCATATTTCCCTAAAACGGCACTGGCGGGCGTTGAAGCTGGCTTTGGCCGAGGAAAATGGGTTGATGATGAAGAGAAGTCTTTGAAGAAGATGGCTGATACATTCAACGACAGTTATGCCTTTACCGGTGAAGGGCGCGATAGCTACATCTCACGTATTTGGCCGAAGTGGGATGAAACATTAGCGGCAGAAGCAAGGCTCTACTCAACACTGGTCATGCAGGCAGCGCGCTTTGCAGCGGTTGATCCCAGTGATCAAGAGTAA